In Liquorilactobacillus nagelii DSM 13675, the following proteins share a genomic window:
- a CDS encoding helix-turn-helix transcriptional regulator, with protein sequence MTELLTNKVKALRITKDLTQKELATAAKVTRQTMSLIEKGEYNPSIALCLRICYCLNQTLDQVFWISQEEFKHEKNN encoded by the coding sequence GTGACTGAACTGTTAACTAATAAAGTGAAAGCTTTACGGATTACTAAAGATCTAACTCAAAAAGAGTTAGCCACGGCAGCTAAAGTTACTCGGCAAACTATGAGTTTAATCGAAAAAGGAGAATATAATCCTTCAATAGCCCTTTGTTTAAGAATTTGTTATTGTCTCAATCAAACATTAGATCAAGTTTTTTGGATAAGCCAAGAGGAGTTTAAGCATGAAAAAAATAACTGA
- the ndk gene encoding nucleoside-diphosphate kinase — MTEERTLILIKPDGVVAGHIGEIIARIERKGYQIAALKVTEATDEKLKAHYSEKIDQPYFGDIESYMKEGPLVAMIATGVNIIQAFHKMAGKTNPTEAAPGTIRGDFGHESTDGNLRNVVHSSDSVAAAEKEIKIWFPEL, encoded by the coding sequence ATGACAGAAGAGAGAACCCTAATCCTGATTAAACCTGATGGAGTTGTAGCTGGTCACATTGGTGAAATCATTGCTAGAATAGAACGCAAAGGTTATCAAATTGCAGCTTTAAAAGTAACTGAGGCAACTGATGAAAAGCTAAAAGCTCATTATTCCGAAAAAATCGATCAACCGTATTTCGGCGATATCGAGTCATATATGAAAGAAGGTCCGTTAGTTGCAATGATTGCAACTGGAGTTAATATCATTCAGGCTTTCCATAAAATGGCGGGAAAAACTAACCCGACTGAAGCAGCTCCCGGAACAATTCGCGGCGATTTTGGTCATGAATCAACTGATGGCAACTTACGTAACGTCGTTCATAGTTCAGATAGCGTAGCGGCAGCAGAAAAGGAAATTAAAATTTGGTTTCCGGAACTTTAA
- a CDS encoding ArnT family glycosyltransferase — MKTKKANILRQASNVDLWLVAILILASLLYGWNIWKAGSANSFYTSAIISMSESWKNFWYGSFDPAGFITVDKPPVSLWFMVIFVKIFGLHGWSIVISSVLFSLGSIFLIYKMVKPYFGAMAARLAAFLMTLTPIVVADARTNNMDATLVFFLLLASFVLQKAVKKHSLWLVSLAFALIGIGFNIKMLQAFMILPAMYIFYWLASKDNWKRTLRGSLLATVFLIVFTLAWPLAVDSVNKNNRPYIGSSSDNSVLNLAFGYNGTQRLLGQTTGTGGTFTGMGNSKKGGNHSKATAPQGRKNLQKRGRNISTKGKFNGSAKHNNGGGNGIFNVGTAGITRLFQAALGQQISWYLPLAIFGLILAYLAAYERQKKWWQLNRRQEQLIFWAGWLIPVAGFFSIASFFHPYYTIMLAPPIAVLAAVGISSFIESLDTSDIGRKGYWIKGLMAAGITTNGLLQAFFVWEYSILAGIVVVVVSVTLSALIIYHRLNNKVSILTGLVVLLFIPAFWSLTPTIAAESAAIPTSGPSLLSKNNQNSNPIGNSSVNTKLLKCLNKHNGSKVKYLFATTDSNTAAPYIIKTKKAVMAIGGYNGTDNAISLKKFKRLVKLGEIKYFYISNHTNNNSIVRWVKKHGKKISSSKYSSNNSNNSTLNLKSSRRAGAQKFQHKARIQPPKNHPMKFHGNRRKPQTHAGKMNGNFSNQQSNALYQLN, encoded by the coding sequence GTGAAAACTAAAAAAGCAAACATCCTCCGGCAGGCTAGTAATGTTGATTTGTGGTTAGTTGCTATTCTAATACTAGCTTCCTTATTATATGGTTGGAATATCTGGAAAGCTGGAAGTGCTAATTCATTTTATACATCGGCAATTATTAGTATGTCAGAAAGCTGGAAGAATTTTTGGTACGGAAGCTTTGATCCAGCAGGCTTTATCACGGTAGACAAACCACCTGTATCACTTTGGTTCATGGTGATTTTTGTCAAAATATTTGGACTCCACGGATGGAGCATCGTAATTTCTTCCGTCTTATTCAGCCTGGGATCTATCTTTTTAATTTATAAAATGGTGAAGCCTTATTTCGGGGCTATGGCTGCTCGTTTAGCAGCATTTCTAATGACTTTAACCCCAATTGTTGTTGCAGATGCCCGAACAAATAACATGGATGCTACTCTAGTTTTCTTTTTATTATTGGCAAGCTTTGTCTTGCAAAAAGCCGTTAAAAAGCATAGTCTCTGGCTAGTATCTTTAGCTTTTGCACTTATCGGAATCGGTTTTAACATTAAAATGTTACAAGCTTTTATGATTCTACCAGCAATGTACATTTTTTATTGGCTAGCCAGTAAAGATAATTGGAAAAGAACTTTACGTGGCAGTTTATTAGCAACCGTATTTTTAATCGTTTTCACCTTAGCTTGGCCACTGGCCGTTGATTCAGTTAATAAAAATAATCGTCCTTACATTGGTTCTTCAAGTGATAATTCAGTCTTGAACTTAGCCTTTGGTTATAATGGTACGCAGAGATTATTAGGTCAAACAACTGGGACTGGTGGAACATTTACTGGGATGGGAAATTCAAAAAAGGGTGGGAATCATAGTAAAGCCACTGCTCCGCAAGGCAGAAAGAACTTGCAAAAAAGAGGTCGAAATATTTCCACTAAGGGTAAATTTAATGGTAGTGCTAAACATAATAATGGCGGTGGAAATGGAATCTTTAATGTTGGCACAGCTGGAATTACCCGTCTTTTTCAAGCAGCACTCGGTCAGCAAATAAGTTGGTATCTGCCACTAGCAATCTTTGGCCTAATCCTTGCTTATTTGGCAGCTTATGAACGACAAAAAAAGTGGTGGCAATTAAACCGACGTCAAGAACAATTAATTTTTTGGGCTGGATGGCTTATCCCGGTTGCTGGATTTTTCAGCATTGCTAGTTTTTTCCATCCTTATTATACGATCATGTTGGCTCCTCCAATTGCTGTTTTAGCAGCTGTCGGAATCTCTTCATTTATCGAATCCTTAGATACTTCAGATATTGGCAGAAAAGGTTATTGGATCAAAGGTCTTATGGCAGCCGGAATTACCACAAATGGTTTATTACAAGCATTTTTCGTTTGGGAGTATTCAATATTGGCTGGAATTGTTGTTGTTGTAGTCTCAGTCACCCTTAGCGCCCTTATCATCTACCATCGCTTGAACAACAAAGTTTCAATTTTAACTGGACTTGTTGTATTGTTATTCATTCCTGCTTTTTGGTCGCTTACACCAACTATTGCAGCGGAATCTGCAGCCATTCCGACTTCTGGTCCAAGTCTTTTAAGTAAAAACAATCAGAACTCAAATCCTATTGGCAATAGTTCCGTAAATACCAAATTGCTCAAATGTTTGAACAAACACAACGGCTCAAAAGTCAAGTATCTTTTTGCTACAACCGATTCTAACACTGCTGCACCTTATATTATTAAAACCAAAAAAGCAGTGATGGCAATTGGTGGATATAATGGTACTGATAACGCAATATCGCTAAAGAAGTTCAAGCGACTAGTCAAATTGGGAGAAATCAAATATTTCTATATATCAAATCATACAAATAATAATTCAATCGTTCGTTGGGTAAAGAAACATGGTAAAAAAATCAGTTCAAGCAAGTATAGCAGTAATAATTCAAACAACTCGACATTGAATCTAAAAAGCAGCCGTCGTGCTGGGGCACAGAAGTTCCAACATAAAGCTAGAATTCAGCCACCTAAAAATCATCCAATGAAATTTCATGGCAATCGAAGAAAACCACAAACTCATGCTGGAAAAATGAATGGCAATTTTTCGAACCAGCAATCAAACGCACTTTATCAACTAAATTGA
- a CDS encoding GNAT family N-acetyltransferase, which produces MVLYRKANLRELPQITKICTQAYQDYPLFHILSSEFKSKNQYIKFLASLERIYAKTFIKRKFCLVGVEEQQIISVAMLQTPSTKPAGILEYLINGGLSVFKYANLRLVKAFLDLIEQTEAARVKIVEPDWYLANLVVNPKVQGKHLGSDMLQSCVLPFVKKNRGKILTFNTNTEQNSKFYHKNDFIEFDHRILTWREQKLENWSFVMYL; this is translated from the coding sequence ATGGTTTTATATCGTAAAGCAAATCTAAGGGAATTACCACAAATTACTAAAATTTGTACCCAAGCCTATCAAGATTATCCTTTATTTCATATCTTAAGCTCAGAGTTTAAATCAAAAAACCAATATATCAAGTTTTTAGCTTCATTAGAGCGCATTTACGCTAAGACATTTATTAAACGTAAATTTTGCCTAGTCGGTGTAGAAGAACAACAAATTATCTCAGTCGCAATGCTGCAAACACCATCAACTAAACCTGCCGGGATTTTAGAATATTTAATAAATGGTGGGTTGTCTGTTTTCAAATATGCAAATTTACGGCTAGTTAAAGCTTTTCTCGATTTAATTGAGCAAACAGAGGCAGCACGAGTTAAAATAGTTGAACCTGATTGGTATCTAGCAAACTTGGTTGTCAACCCTAAAGTGCAGGGCAAACACCTAGGCAGCGATATGTTGCAAAGTTGTGTTTTGCCATTTGTGAAAAAGAACCGCGGAAAAATTTTAACATTTAATACAAATACCGAACAAAATAGTAAGTTCTATCACAAAAATGATTTTATTGAATTCGATCACCGGATTTTAACTTGGAGAGAGCAAAAATTAGAAAATTGGAGCTTTGTAATGTATCTTTAG
- a CDS encoding undecaprenyl-diphosphate phosphatase, whose protein sequence is MNFLQTIILAIVQGISELFPISSVAHSVIVPYLFGWNLNPSFLKHNFLEFVVMMHIGTTIALLIYFRKDWAQIFRSVFNAKDSKQALKLIILGTIPAVILGGIFEKNITNAFSNVVLAASFLILNGILLFLGERLRKKGTKKMEDLNWWQAIIVGVFQSFALIPGFSRSGSSMTAGFWMGLSNEESAKFSMLLSTPVIAGAAVLEVPKLVAHHPAGLLGLSLTGGVVAGFFAFLSVYFLMHWFNRKEINTMGPFSIYCIVMGAGVLLSKML, encoded by the coding sequence ATGAATTTTTTGCAAACAATCATTTTGGCAATAGTCCAAGGTATTTCAGAACTTTTTCCAATTAGCAGTGTTGCTCATTCTGTAATTGTGCCATACTTATTTGGGTGGAATCTTAATCCGAGTTTTTTAAAACATAATTTCTTAGAGTTTGTGGTAATGATGCATATTGGAACAACAATTGCACTCTTAATTTACTTTAGAAAAGATTGGGCCCAGATTTTTCGTTCCGTTTTTAATGCAAAAGATTCTAAACAAGCATTAAAATTAATTATCCTGGGAACAATCCCAGCAGTTATTCTAGGTGGGATTTTTGAAAAAAATATTACAAATGCTTTTAGTAATGTCGTATTAGCGGCAAGCTTTTTAATTTTAAATGGTATTTTGTTGTTTTTGGGTGAACGATTACGCAAAAAGGGTACCAAAAAAATGGAAGACTTAAATTGGTGGCAAGCAATTATTGTTGGAGTTTTTCAATCATTTGCCCTAATTCCAGGCTTTTCACGTTCTGGTTCAAGTATGACAGCCGGGTTTTGGATGGGTTTATCAAATGAAGAATCTGCTAAATTTTCGATGTTGTTGTCGACTCCAGTAATTGCTGGCGCCGCTGTTTTGGAAGTTCCAAAATTAGTTGCTCATCACCCAGCTGGATTATTAGGTTTATCTTTAACCGGCGGAGTGGTGGCTGGCTTCTTTGCCTTTTTAAGTGTGTATTTCTTAATGCACTGGTTTAACCGCAAAGAAATTAATACGATGGGGCCATTTTCAATTTATTGTATTGTGATGGGAGCAGGCGTTTTGCTTTCAAAAATGTTATAG
- a CDS encoding ABC transporter ATP-binding protein produces the protein MELLKPYFKKNLFAILGAVISVIILAANTLWQPKLLQVIMKAIIADNRHKVFIYGIQLIVLAVIGIVAGITGTFFAAKTAQSVTADLRGDLYRKIQNFSFGNIERFSTGSLVVRLINDLNQVLNLVMMLLTQILRIPILFFGAFILGIMTIPRLWWIEILMIVLIVSLSALVFSRMGSLFGRFQTWLDRMNNVAKESMQGIRVVKSFNQEQNETLKFTGTANKLRDLNLTIGYLFALMIPAFMLISNIMILLAVYLIGTSITQHPNDLAAIASFISYLMQLMFAIIIGAMTMTMSSRGMISLKRIKEVLTSQPELQYPAAPDKAERLVGDVEFKNVNFTYPNAEEPTLENISFKAPAGSFVGIVGSTGSGKTTLAQMIARLYDPSSGVVQIAGKNLRKISAQTLRNTVSFVLQKAILFSGTIEDNLKQGKHDATKTEMHWALEVSQAAEFVLNYPDGVKHRVEERSANFSGGQKQRLSIARGIIGKPPILILDDSTSALDAQSEKLVQQALATEMQATTVFMISEKISSVIHADQILVMDQGKLVAAGKHQELLKDSVIYQEIYSAQLSKEGGH, from the coding sequence ATGGAACTATTAAAACCTTATTTCAAAAAAAATCTGTTCGCTATTTTAGGAGCAGTCATCTCAGTAATAATTTTAGCAGCGAATACTTTGTGGCAGCCAAAATTATTACAAGTTATTATGAAAGCAATTATTGCAGATAATCGCCACAAAGTTTTTATTTACGGCATCCAACTAATTGTCTTAGCAGTCATCGGAATTGTAGCTGGTATTACGGGTACTTTTTTTGCTGCTAAAACAGCCCAGTCGGTTACAGCTGATTTGCGGGGTGATCTTTACCGAAAAATTCAAAATTTTTCTTTTGGAAATATTGAAAGATTTTCAACCGGCAGTTTAGTTGTTAGGTTAATCAATGATTTGAATCAAGTTTTAAACTTAGTCATGATGCTCTTAACGCAAATTTTGCGAATTCCAATTTTATTTTTTGGAGCATTTATTTTAGGCATTATGACTATCCCACGTTTGTGGTGGATCGAAATTTTAATGATAGTTTTGATTGTTAGTTTATCAGCGCTCGTTTTCTCGCGAATGGGCAGTTTATTCGGCCGGTTTCAAACTTGGCTGGATCGAATGAACAATGTTGCTAAAGAATCGATGCAAGGAATTCGCGTGGTTAAATCCTTTAATCAAGAACAAAATGAAACGCTGAAATTTACTGGAACTGCTAATAAATTGCGAGATCTTAATTTGACGATTGGTTATCTATTTGCATTAATGATTCCGGCTTTTATGTTAATTTCGAACATTATGATTTTACTAGCAGTTTATTTAATTGGTACTAGTATTACCCAGCATCCCAATGATTTGGCAGCGATTGCGTCCTTTATCTCTTACTTAATGCAATTAATGTTTGCCATTATTATCGGAGCCATGACCATGACGATGTCATCTCGCGGGATGATTTCATTGAAGCGAATCAAAGAAGTGCTAACATCTCAGCCTGAGCTGCAATATCCAGCAGCACCTGACAAAGCTGAACGATTAGTTGGTGATGTTGAATTTAAAAACGTCAACTTTACTTATCCAAATGCCGAAGAACCTACCTTGGAAAACATTTCATTTAAAGCACCAGCGGGTAGTTTTGTCGGGATCGTCGGATCAACCGGTTCTGGCAAGACGACATTAGCACAAATGATTGCTCGTCTCTACGATCCAAGTTCAGGGGTTGTCCAAATTGCTGGGAAAAATTTGCGAAAAATATCTGCACAGACTTTACGAAATACTGTTAGTTTTGTTTTGCAAAAAGCAATCTTATTTTCTGGCACAATTGAAGATAATTTAAAACAGGGAAAACATGATGCGACCAAAACGGAGATGCACTGGGCACTGGAAGTGTCGCAAGCTGCTGAATTTGTGTTAAATTATCCCGATGGTGTTAAACATCGGGTTGAAGAACGCTCAGCAAACTTTTCAGGTGGTCAAAAGCAACGGCTTTCAATTGCGCGGGGAATTATCGGGAAACCACCAATTCTAATTTTAGATGATTCAACTTCAGCCCTTGATGCTCAATCAGAAAAGTTAGTCCAACAAGCATTAGCAACTGAGATGCAAGCAACGACCGTTTTTATGATTTCGGAAAAAATTTCATCAGTAATTCATGCTGATCAAATTTTGGTTATGGATCAAGGAAAATTAGTTGCTGCTGGAAAACACCAAGAACTATTAAAAGACTCTGTAATCTATCAAGAAATCTATTCAGCACAGCTTTCAAAAGAAGGAGGTCATTAA
- a CDS encoding ABC transporter ATP-binding protein, translating to MQNMREPLAYFKHYLKPYWKGLLLIVGLTIISTWAQIKAPVYLGKAMTSLSKYLIAYLNPLTRPQASLNDFHHSLWLILIFYLLTSFTMLLSSWLTSRVNALSTNQMQRGLFGKLQRMTIKYFDQHQDGKILSLFTSDLDNIFNAMNQAIFQLISQVILYVGVVWMMFSLNIKLALATVISTPFVVLIGYFIIRKARQYIERQQDEISKLNGYINEQINGEKIIITNGLQEQSTREFDRLNENVQRATFKGQFYSGILFPLMQGFSLLNLAIVIAYGSWMVVNGEVGKAVGLGLIVTFVQYSQQYFEPITQITSMYSMLQLAFTGAKRLMHVLKQPEEQVNTTGKQLQELTTGVKLQDVHFGYDPQKEILHGITLEVAKGKMIALVGPTGSGKTTVMNLLNRFYDVTGGKVLFDNTDVRDFELHSLRQNVGIVLQDSTLFSGTIAENIKFGFPEATDSQMIQAAKQAHIHDYIQSLPDKYQTRVDEENSILSVGQKQLVSIARTLLTDPAFLILDEATSNVDMVTEEKIKQAMDNVIAGRTSFVIAHRLKTIVDADEIVVLKDGQIIEQGNHQQLLTEKGFYYDLYTNQMVFEA from the coding sequence ATGCAAAATATGCGCGAACCTTTAGCTTATTTTAAGCATTATTTAAAGCCATATTGGAAGGGACTATTGTTAATAGTTGGCTTGACAATTATTTCTACTTGGGCTCAAATTAAAGCCCCTGTATACTTAGGAAAAGCGATGACCAGCCTCAGTAAATATTTAATTGCTTACCTAAATCCTTTAACAAGGCCACAAGCTTCACTTAATGATTTCCACCATTCATTATGGTTAATTTTAATTTTTTATCTATTGACAAGCTTTACAATGTTATTATCGAGTTGGCTAACTTCAAGGGTTAATGCCTTATCAACTAATCAAATGCAACGGGGACTCTTTGGAAAATTACAGCGCATGACTATTAAATATTTTGACCAGCATCAGGATGGAAAAATTTTATCGTTGTTTACGTCAGATTTGGATAATATTTTTAATGCGATGAATCAGGCAATTTTTCAATTAATTTCGCAAGTAATTCTATACGTAGGTGTTGTATGGATGATGTTTTCTTTGAACATCAAACTAGCCTTAGCAACAGTTATTTCGACACCATTTGTAGTACTTATCGGTTATTTTATCATTCGCAAAGCTAGACAGTATATTGAGCGACAACAAGATGAAATTAGCAAATTAAATGGTTATATTAATGAACAGATTAATGGTGAAAAGATTATCATTACCAATGGATTACAGGAACAGTCGACTCGTGAATTTGATCGTTTAAATGAGAATGTTCAACGAGCAACTTTTAAAGGTCAGTTTTACTCAGGAATACTTTTCCCGCTAATGCAAGGATTTTCACTTTTGAACTTAGCAATTGTGATTGCCTACGGTTCGTGGATGGTAGTGAATGGAGAAGTCGGTAAGGCTGTTGGTTTGGGACTCATAGTAACCTTTGTCCAATATTCACAACAGTACTTTGAACCAATTACCCAAATCACTTCTATGTATTCAATGCTCCAACTGGCATTTACAGGTGCTAAACGATTGATGCATGTTCTCAAGCAACCAGAAGAACAAGTTAATACTACTGGCAAGCAACTGCAAGAACTAACAACTGGTGTCAAACTGCAAGATGTTCATTTTGGTTATGACCCACAAAAAGAAATTTTACACGGAATTACCTTGGAAGTTGCTAAGGGCAAAATGATTGCCTTGGTCGGTCCAACCGGATCTGGAAAAACAACTGTCATGAATTTATTGAATCGTTTCTATGATGTTACAGGTGGAAAAGTACTTTTTGACAATACTGATGTGCGAGATTTTGAATTACATTCTCTGCGTCAAAATGTCGGGATCGTGTTACAAGATTCAACACTCTTTTCTGGAACAATTGCTGAGAATATAAAATTTGGTTTTCCAGAAGCAACCGACAGCCAAATGATTCAGGCAGCCAAGCAAGCACATATCCACGATTACATCCAAAGTTTACCGGATAAGTATCAGACAAGGGTTGATGAAGAAAATTCGATTTTATCTGTTGGTCAAAAGCAACTTGTCAGTATTGCGCGGACACTACTGACAGATCCAGCCTTTTTAATTCTTGATGAGGCAACCTCTAACGTGGATATGGTAACTGAAGAGAAAATTAAACAGGCCATGGATAATGTAATCGCTGGCCGAACCAGTTTTGTAATTGCTCATCGCTTGAAAACCATTGTTGATGCCGATGAAATAGTCGTTTTAAAAGATGGTCAGATTATTGAGCAGGGAAACCATCAGCAATTACTAACTGAAAAAGGTTTTTACTACGATTTGTATACTAATCAGATGGTTTTTGAAGCTTAG
- a CDS encoding LytTR family DNA-binding domain-containing protein has product MKVKVEIDPQLSETELIVRTPKIDEQEINYLYKVIAEKSQKMKIKLFQKETIYYINYQQLLFFETNGRFIQAHTRSDVYETHFKLYELEKLLPSNFMRVSKSTILNLDQIYGLTHSLTNNLVEFQNTYKQVYVSRKYFKKLKEKLDQKEL; this is encoded by the coding sequence ATGAAAGTTAAAGTTGAAATCGATCCTCAACTCAGCGAAACTGAACTAATTGTTCGAACTCCGAAAATTGATGAACAGGAAATTAACTATTTATATAAGGTTATTGCTGAGAAAAGCCAAAAAATGAAAATCAAACTTTTCCAAAAAGAAACGATTTACTACATAAATTATCAACAATTACTTTTTTTTGAAACAAACGGCCGTTTTATTCAAGCGCATACCCGCTCGGACGTTTATGAAACTCATTTCAAATTATATGAACTTGAAAAACTGCTCCCTAGTAACTTTATGCGCGTTTCTAAATCAACGATTCTTAATCTTGATCAAATCTATGGTTTAACACATTCGCTAACAAATAACCTTGTAGAATTTCAAAATACATATAAGCAAGTGTATGTTTCACGAAAATATTTCAAAAAATTAAAAGAAAAACTTGATCAGAAGGAGTTGTAA
- a CDS encoding LiaF transmembrane domain-containing protein, with translation MRTEKFISGIALLGLAVLLVLSKLSIVSFHFRIWTVIFTIFLGYTLIRGLIHRRLTESIFSIAFLCILYASQLGIQKLGTWTILATALLINIGLSMIFHSFFKQPFIWSSWFGKASLSNQTVNSDETVIINQRLASGIRYIKSENLQQVRINLVLASFKLYFDQTKMLNQPATIVINGTLSELKLYLPESWDILIDNDNMLSEVKEENKPANKLITHHLTIKGNLTLSEIKIIYI, from the coding sequence ATGCGAACAGAAAAGTTCATCTCCGGCATTGCTTTATTAGGCTTGGCCGTATTACTTGTTTTAAGTAAACTAAGTATAGTATCATTTCATTTTAGAATCTGGACAGTCATTTTCACTATTTTTTTAGGATATACTTTAATACGTGGATTAATTCATCGGCGATTAACCGAAAGTATCTTTTCAATTGCTTTTCTGTGTATCCTCTACGCTTCCCAATTAGGAATTCAAAAATTAGGTACTTGGACAATCTTAGCAACCGCTTTACTAATTAACATTGGTTTATCAATGATTTTTCATTCTTTTTTTAAACAGCCTTTTATCTGGTCCAGTTGGTTTGGAAAAGCCAGTCTTTCTAATCAAACGGTCAATTCTGATGAAACGGTCATTATTAATCAACGTCTAGCAAGCGGAATTCGGTATATCAAATCCGAAAATTTACAGCAGGTAAGAATTAACTTAGTTCTTGCTTCATTCAAATTATATTTTGATCAAACAAAAATGCTAAATCAACCAGCAACAATTGTTATCAATGGTACCCTCAGCGAACTGAAACTATATCTCCCAGAAAGCTGGGACATATTAATTGATAACGATAATATGTTGAGCGAAGTTAAAGAAGAAAATAAGCCTGCCAATAAGTTAATCACCCATCATTTAACAATAAAAGGCAATTTGACTCTGTCTGAAATAAAAATAATATATATTTAG
- a CDS encoding N-acetylmuramoyl-L-alanine amidase family protein, translating into MNFSGILLTVALVCFADGQTRVPRIFAAKTSQSAQIQKNDVTSTSNVDQLFRSSVSNSNLTESKQQSSSSASENSSSASSQNTSTSSKEADETTSTSQSEQNNSISSNSATTSSFSNSTGSSSNNIDQPTSKTPPTQTESAAKSMAETTSSINSSSTQAVQRTPTVAEKQQKESTKVLTNSNSSTKPFNNSSIVSTVNFSELIEPIKTPLNKINWTDKLRSAQANYLNQLREKGVIKRTKPFSTKNSQQELDAEIAWVHQLIQKQLQRVGQTNFWRATFSNILKDNDPLESPISTRINQYSSENFMNNYQRFTKLQAQQQRIELSEIMVRVTNQKNVKLLGFDEQQKLFNLENNLSVNGWQKINQKTRYYGTNGVSLKGWQKIDSTIYYFDPVTGELQTGIQSINQQRYFFDLHTGACQGGWQKLGTATIYANNHGQLQTGWQRIDGNRYFFSQQTGFMVTGFAEFKLEKATYFFDETGKQVFGPKMINQQEYLFDRKSGKMKTGLHYLTARNQVVFYDETGQMIYRKSSANFVEDSAIQTIPKI; encoded by the coding sequence TTGAATTTCAGCGGAATTTTATTAACTGTTGCTTTAGTTTGCTTTGCTGATGGTCAAACACGGGTACCAAGAATTTTTGCTGCTAAAACAAGTCAATCAGCTCAAATTCAAAAAAATGATGTAACCTCAACATCAAATGTTGATCAGTTATTCCGGAGTTCAGTATCAAATTCCAACCTAACTGAATCGAAGCAGCAAAGTTCTTCCTCTGCGTCAGAAAACAGTTCAAGTGCTAGCAGCCAAAATACTAGTACTAGTTCGAAAGAAGCAGATGAGACTACATCCACCAGTCAAAGCGAACAAAATAATTCAATTTCGAGTAATAGTGCAACTACTAGCTCATTTTCAAATTCAACCGGCAGTTCCAGCAATAACATAGATCAGCCGACCAGTAAAACGCCACCAACTCAGACTGAATCAGCAGCAAAATCAATGGCTGAAACAACTAGCAGTATTAACTCGTCTTCAACCCAAGCAGTTCAAAGAACTCCAACAGTTGCAGAGAAGCAGCAAAAAGAGTCAACAAAGGTGTTAACTAATTCAAACAGTTCGACTAAACCTTTCAATAATTCTTCAATTGTTAGTACCGTCAATTTTTCTGAATTAATAGAGCCAATAAAAACCCCTCTTAATAAAATAAATTGGACTGATAAACTGCGCTCAGCACAAGCAAATTACTTGAATCAATTACGTGAAAAAGGTGTTATTAAACGGACTAAACCTTTTAGCACCAAAAACAGCCAGCAAGAACTGGACGCTGAAATTGCTTGGGTTCATCAATTAATCCAAAAACAGTTACAACGGGTCGGCCAAACCAATTTTTGGCGAGCAACATTTAGCAATATTTTAAAAGATAATGACCCTCTGGAAAGTCCAATCTCAACTAGAATAAACCAATACAGTTCTGAAAATTTTATGAATAACTACCAAAGGTTTACTAAACTTCAAGCTCAACAACAAAGAATTGAACTAAGTGAAATTATGGTTAGGGTAACTAATCAAAAAAACGTTAAATTACTCGGATTTGATGAACAACAAAAATTATTTAATCTAGAAAACAATTTATCTGTTAATGGTTGGCAAAAAATCAATCAAAAGACTCGCTATTATGGTACAAATGGTGTTTCATTAAAAGGCTGGCAAAAAATTGATTCCACTATTTATTACTTCGATCCCGTTACAGGCGAATTGCAAACCGGAATTCAATCAATTAATCAGCAACGTTACTTCTTTGATTTACATACTGGGGCCTGCCAGGGTGGTTGGCAAAAGCTTGGAACAGCTACTATTTACGCTAATAATCACGGGCAATTACAAACTGGCTGGCAAAGAATTGACGGCAATCGTTACTTTTTCAGTCAACAGACTGGATTCATGGTGACTGGTTTTGCCGAATTCAAGTTAGAAAAAGCTACCTATTTCTTTGACGAGACTGGTAAACAAGTTTTTGGCCCGAAAATGATTAATCAACAAGAGTATTTATTTGATCGAAAAAGTGGAAAAATGAAAACAGGATTACATTACCTAACAGCTAGAAATCAAGTTGTTTTTTATGATGAAACTGGACAAATGATTTATCGAAAATCTTCAGCTAATTTTGTTGAAGACAGCGCTATTCAAACTATTCCGAAAATTTAA